The Brassica napus cultivar Da-Ae chromosome C7, Da-Ae, whole genome shotgun sequence genomic interval GAGATCATCTCCCAATCATTTGGTGTCACATCAAAATCTTAAGTGATTTCACCCACCCGCTCGAGCTACGGCCGACAGTTTAAACCTCATGTCGTCACAAGGacacatgtatatattttaCTGGATAATATTTCTGGGACCCAGGTTGATCTGTAAGTTCAGCCAATCAACTTCTTGCATTAGATTCTTGACAACGAATCCTAACGCTCCTCTGAAGTTTATCTGTTCATAGTCCTCTTctcttattttttcttcttcttttaaagtCTAAACTATCTTCTCTTCACATCAATTATCTTCTGTTAATCATTTGATTTGTGATAATCCTTCTTTTTATCACTGCAATTCTAGTTGACCAGTGGTGTTACATATAActaaaattgaaaagaaaatgttGTTTTTGGAAATATTATGTATTACATGTCTTTCTCTTATGTTTACATTGTGTGTACTAGTGTAACTCTGGCACTTCATGGATATATATTTTGACAACTTAACATATATCCATGAAGTTACTTTTCTGAAAAGAAATGTTGTTGGAGTTTACATATTGAActtatttctcaagaaaatacgTTGTGACAGAGTTATAATTGGAATGCATTACAACAATTTGATGCGGCCATTATTGTCATTCAAGAAACGCGAATTCATACCATCAGATCAGTGAACAAAACTCTTCACGGCATATATTCAAAGAACACGGcaaaatcattaataaataaataaaaattgtcaaAATCTTTTGATAGAGAAATGTACAATGACAGACTGacattattacatgatttccaAATAAGAAGATAGAATAGTAAATGCGAATGGTCCTGACCACCATGTAGAGCAGTTGCAACGATCTTACCATTGAAGAAATTAATAACTTAGGCGTAAGAGAGAGACTGGACCAAATAATGCTTCATTTTCATATGAGTTTATATCTCAAAAACTTAGCAGTTGTaatctttttatcaaaatcatTTTTGATCCCTTCTTTTGTGTTTACTCGTCTTTGTATAGTACATTCCGTGTGAGCTGAGTAAACATCGACTATcacattatatatttgattatttaatgagcacaattatttttaattttttcactaaaatgtaatattatatacaaaagaCTTCTTCATAATTACATCATACTTTCTATTTATTTGTGAGATTACCAATCATAGTTTAATCGATTTTTTCATAGACAACACCCACgaatatagtataattaatagaactagttactattattttagtaattaaatcGAAAGCAGAAATAATTGGCAGGGACTTTTCCAGTTCGACGCATTTTCTTAACTTTTTCTTGAACTTGAGCTTCTTGgctcctcttcttctcctcaaGCTGTTTCTTGGCTCCATCAGCAATAACTTGGATCCGTGCTAACTTTGCCTTATAATGCTGGTTATTTATTTCTGTTCTTTTCTGCAACTCACTCTtaattacacaaatttaaaacaaaatcaaattatctACTAGTCGAGTACTTAAATACACACAATAAATGAATGTTTAGTCATTTTTATGATGGGAAAACAACCTTTCTTTTCTCCATTCTGAGTTTAGCTGCTGATTTTCTCTCATTTTCCCAACCCACAATTTCAGCTTTCATTCTCTCATACCTTCGAGCAAAGTTTGATTTCTAGTTTCCAATAAGATTCTGTATACCTTTATATTAAATGACTAATTAAGAATGAAATTTGACCTTAATCTGATTTTGTCGAGTTGAGATTTTTCCCGAGAATCTGCTTTACTTGGCGCTGAAGCAAGTCCCGATGTTCTAGAGGAAGAGCCAATCTCTTGTTCCCTACGGTCCTTTTGTGGATTGTCCATCTGTTGTTTTTTGAAACTCTCCTCTGGGGAAAATTAAGTTACAAGTTTATAAGTTCAATATAGGCTAGTAACCACTtagataattttatttgtattagtTACCTCCAATGGTCAAGTCTTGAGTATATGATCTGTTGATTCTCTTTACTTCGGATTTAGCTATTACCGGATTGGTTTTCTTCTTGCGAGACCTCTTGGTTTCTTCTCTCATTCTTTTCGCATGTTCTTTATAGGCTTCCTCCATTGATGTGATGACAAATGCAGCAGCCGCAACAGACGTTGCAAATTCGCTCTCTTTCTCGTCGTAGTAGTCATTTTTCTCGTACCAATGTGCTTGGTTTTTTAGCCAGTTTAGTGCTGGATTATCTTCCATAATTGATATTAGACAAGGCAAAAGTTTATCAAACATCTTCCAAAAATATGTGATATTtctt includes:
- the LOC106409599 gene encoding uncharacterized protein LOC106409599, whose protein sequence is MKLKQYWSLLGKQLMDNLVKQRRGRVSVSEKKQTDLPSLSELAITDNPALNWLKNQAHWYEKNDYYDEKESEFATSVAAAAFVITSMEEAYKEHAKRMREETKRSRKKKTNPVIAKSEVKRINRSYTQDLTIGEESFKKQQMDNPQKDRREQEIGSSSRTSGLASAPSKADSREKSQLDKIRLRYERMKAEIVGWENERKSAAKLRMEKRKSELQKRTEINNQHYKAKLARIQVIADGAKKQLEEKKRSQEAQVQEKVKKMRRTGKVPANYFCFRFNY